Proteins found in one Campylobacter concisus genomic segment:
- a CDS encoding GNAT family N-acetyltransferase, translating to MKFQIRKATRADIDVICELVRELASYENLSDQVTFTNEIFADSIFNKKHAKALICESEGRVIGYAIYFYTFSTFLGLGGIYLEDIYVKKEFRNQGIGKAFFKFLAQICKDENLKRLEWCCLNWNEPSIKFYESLGAKNQSLEWRNYRLDGENLEKLLNL from the coding sequence ATGAAATTTCAAATAAGAAAAGCGACTAGAGCCGATATAGATGTAATTTGCGAGCTTGTAAGAGAGCTTGCTAGTTATGAGAATTTGAGCGATCAAGTCACTTTTACAAATGAAATTTTTGCAGACTCCATCTTTAATAAAAAACACGCAAAAGCCCTTATCTGCGAGAGTGAGGGCAGGGTGATAGGATATGCTATCTATTTTTATACATTTTCTACATTTTTGGGGCTTGGTGGGATCTATCTTGAGGACATTTATGTCAAAAAAGAGTTTAGAAATCAAGGTATCGGCAAGGCATTTTTTAAATTTTTAGCTCAAATTTGCAAGGATGAAAATTTAAAAAGGCTTGAGTGGTGCTGCCTAAACTGGAATGAGCCAAGTATTAAATTTTATGAAAGCTTGGGTGCTAAAAATCAATCTCTTGAGTGGAGAAACTACCGCTTGGACGGTGAAAATTTAGAAAAACTTTTAAATTTATAG
- a CDS encoding tetratricopeptide repeat protein codes for MKKVLKFGLILAMGFMLSGCWSWQKMVSFGFWQSDEEARTERIELEKEKMMQNCESGNNIDCNNLAVNFSNEKDFVKAKDYYEKACNAGLATACSNLGQIYEQGLVNEQKDMEKALKLYKLACDSGDGVGCYNEAMGLKSYIESENLKTHKIDRNKAEARVLRLLAKSCELEYAQSCFLLAKLSGDETKADALYKRACQLGKCVDRK; via the coding sequence GTGAAAAAGGTCTTAAAATTTGGTCTTATTTTGGCTATGGGCTTTATGCTTAGTGGTTGCTGGTCGTGGCAAAAGATGGTAAGCTTTGGCTTTTGGCAAAGTGATGAAGAGGCTAGGACGGAGCGTATTGAGCTTGAAAAAGAGAAGATGATGCAAAACTGCGAGAGTGGAAATAATATCGACTGCAACAACCTAGCTGTAAATTTTAGCAACGAAAAAGACTTTGTAAAAGCAAAAGACTACTACGAAAAAGCTTGCAATGCTGGGCTTGCTACGGCTTGCTCAAATTTAGGTCAAATCTATGAGCAAGGGCTTGTTAATGAGCAAAAAGATATGGAAAAAGCTCTAAAGCTTTATAAACTAGCTTGTGATAGTGGCGATGGCGTTGGCTGTTATAATGAGGCTATGGGGCTAAAATCCTACATCGAAAGCGAAAATTTAAAGACTCATAAGATAGATAGAAACAAGGCTGAGGCTAGAGTGCTAAGGCTTTTGGCTAAGAGTTGCGAACTTGAGTATGCTCAGTCGTGCTTTTTGCTTGCAAAGCTAAGCGGGGACGAAACAAAGGCGGACGCACTTTACAAAAGAGCCTGCCAGCTTGGCAAATGTGTGGATAGAAAATAA
- the miaB gene encoding tRNA (N6-isopentenyl adenosine(37)-C2)-methylthiotransferase MiaB has product MSKKLFIQTLGCAMNVRDSEHIIAELSQKEDYSLTQNIEEADLILINTCSVREKPVHKLFSEVGAFEKAKKRGAKIGVCGCTASHLGSEIFKRAPYVDFVLGARNVSKITKAVNTPKFISTDINHDESEYAFGEFRGSPYKSHINISIGCDKKCTYCIVPHTRGDEISIPSSLILKEVEKAAKSGAKEIFLLGQNVNNYGKRFSGMQENIDFSDLLVKISEIEGVERIRFTSPHPLHMDDKFLEIFTNNPKICKSMHMPLQSGNTKVLREMKRGYTKEWFLDRALRLRKMCPDVSISTDIIVAFPGESDSEFEDTMDVLEQVRFEQIFSFKYSPRPLTKAATFTNQIDDKTASERLTRLQNRHNKILDEIVAAQKDKIFDVYFEELRANGGVAGRSFNNFLIQVDGSEELLGTTQKIKITNPKRMVLYGELQI; this is encoded by the coding sequence ATGAGTAAAAAACTCTTTATCCAAACTTTAGGCTGTGCTATGAATGTTCGTGACAGCGAGCATATCATAGCCGAGCTATCACAAAAAGAAGACTACTCCTTAACACAAAATATCGAAGAAGCTGATTTAATCCTTATAAATACTTGCTCGGTTCGTGAAAAACCGGTTCATAAGCTCTTTAGTGAAGTCGGCGCATTTGAAAAAGCCAAAAAAAGAGGAGCTAAAATAGGCGTTTGCGGTTGCACTGCAAGCCATTTGGGTAGCGAAATTTTTAAGCGCGCACCTTACGTTGACTTTGTCCTTGGCGCAAGAAATGTTAGCAAGATCACAAAAGCTGTAAATACACCTAAATTTATCTCAACCGATATCAACCACGACGAGAGTGAATACGCATTTGGCGAATTTAGAGGCTCGCCATACAAAAGCCACATAAACATCTCGATCGGCTGTGATAAAAAGTGCACCTACTGCATCGTCCCGCACACCAGAGGAGATGAAATTTCTATTCCTTCAAGCCTTATCTTAAAAGAGGTAGAAAAGGCCGCAAAAAGCGGTGCAAAAGAGATATTTTTACTAGGGCAAAATGTCAATAACTACGGCAAAAGATTTTCTGGCATGCAAGAAAATATTGATTTTAGCGACCTGCTAGTAAAGATAAGCGAGATAGAGGGCGTTGAAAGGATAAGATTTACAAGCCCACACCCACTTCATATGGATGATAAATTTCTTGAAATTTTCACTAATAACCCAAAAATTTGCAAGTCAATGCACATGCCACTTCAAAGCGGAAACACCAAAGTCTTACGCGAAATGAAGCGCGGATATACAAAAGAGTGGTTTTTAGACCGCGCATTAAGACTTAGAAAGATGTGCCCAGATGTAAGCATCTCAACTGATATCATTGTTGCATTTCCAGGCGAGAGTGATAGCGAGTTTGAAGATACGATGGACGTGCTTGAGCAAGTTAGATTTGAGCAAATTTTTAGTTTTAAGTATTCGCCACGTCCGCTCACAAAGGCAGCTACTTTCACAAATCAAATAGATGATAAAACCGCTTCAGAAAGGCTTACTCGCCTACAAAATCGCCACAATAAAATTTTAGACGAGATCGTGGCGGCACAAAAAGATAAAATTTTTGATGTATATTTTGAAGAGCTAAGAGCAAACGGCGGCGTTGCTGGGCGAAGCTTTAATAACTTTTTAATTCAAGTTGATGGAAGCGAAGAGCTTCTTGGCACTACACAAAAAATCAAGATCACAAACCCAAAACGAATGGTTTTGTATGGCGAGCTGCAAATTTAA
- a CDS encoding outer membrane beta-barrel protein — translation MISSSNFGLKAGYDFDSFRVYGAYIYDFQAKKSLGDEGGTVVKWKTHKFIVGADYTPSVAKDLKLILGGYTGYSKLKMDVFDTHDGSEKANTNGWMLGARIGAEYSINENNAVEFGLKADRTKCCSIAKYDNAKIKETNVGIYMGYTYKF, via the coding sequence TTGATAAGCTCATCAAATTTTGGACTAAAAGCTGGCTATGATTTTGATAGTTTTAGAGTTTATGGAGCTTACATTTACGACTTTCAAGCCAAAAAGTCACTTGGCGATGAAGGCGGCACAGTAGTAAAATGGAAAACACACAAATTTATAGTTGGAGCAGACTACACTCCAAGCGTAGCAAAAGATCTTAAATTAATTCTTGGTGGCTACACTGGCTACTCAAAGCTTAAAATGGATGTATTTGACACTCATGATGGCTCGGAAAAAGCTAATACAAATGGCTGGATGCTAGGTGCAAGAATTGGTGCTGAATACTCTATCAACGAAAACAATGCAGTTGAATTTGGTTTAAAAGCCGATAGAACAAAATGTTGCTCTATAGCAAAATATGATAATGCAAAAATAAAAGAGACAAACGTTGGTATTTACATGGGATATACATATAAATTTTAA
- a CDS encoding HP0268 family nuclease — protein sequence MELKLARAELDAKPKTISLEKIEAAVEKEGQKIFYFDKENTHKQLIALVEHFEEKGLSVYHRTVKYGLDDSDYMYEVHIL from the coding sequence ATGGAGCTAAAACTTGCAAGAGCCGAATTAGACGCAAAGCCAAAAACGATTTCACTAGAAAAAATAGAGGCAGCTGTCGAAAAAGAGGGTCAGAAAATTTTCTATTTTGATAAAGAAAACACACACAAACAACTAATCGCCCTAGTAGAGCATTTTGAAGAAAAAGGGCTAAGCGTCTATCACAGAACCGTAAAATACGGACTTGATGATAGCGACTACATGTATGAAGTGCATATACTTTAA
- the nusA gene encoding transcription termination factor NusA yields the protein MERISDIIESIANEKNLEIEDVKERVIRALINTAKRVYGENYEYDVSIDANKNLKLYQKISIVANDDERLAEDNEHFLSLKEAKKIDSGVEIGDELTYELSLDNLGRTAAQTLHKELEYHIQRLVEEKILQKYNEMSGHMVFGPVVRVDNDENTFIEIDELRAILPRKNRIKGEKFKVGDVVKAVIRKVFTDKNLGIKVELSRTSPKFLEALLNSEVPEIKDGGIIIQGSARIPGERAKVALISTTPNIDPVGATVGTKGVRINAVSKELHGESIDAIEYTTEPAILVARAMAPAIITSVKIEENKAIVTLASEQKSKAIGKNGINIRLASMLTGYEIELNELGSKTSSNAENNEPIKDLKALFGDN from the coding sequence ATGGAAAGAATTTCAGATATCATCGAGTCAATTGCAAATGAGAAAAATTTAGAGATAGAAGATGTAAAAGAGCGTGTCATAAGAGCTTTGATAAACACTGCAAAAAGAGTTTATGGCGAAAATTATGAGTATGACGTGAGTATCGATGCAAATAAAAATTTAAAGCTTTATCAAAAAATTTCAATCGTAGCAAACGACGATGAGAGACTTGCTGAAGACAATGAACACTTTTTAAGCTTAAAAGAGGCTAAAAAGATAGATAGCGGCGTAGAGATCGGCGATGAGCTCACTTACGAACTAAGCCTTGATAACCTTGGCAGAACCGCCGCCCAAACGCTTCACAAGGAGCTTGAGTATCACATCCAGCGTCTAGTCGAAGAGAAAATTTTACAAAAATATAATGAGATGAGTGGTCACATGGTCTTTGGTCCGGTTGTTAGAGTCGATAACGATGAAAACACTTTTATCGAGATAGATGAGCTTCGTGCCATCTTACCACGCAAAAACCGCATAAAAGGCGAGAAATTTAAAGTGGGCGACGTGGTAAAAGCAGTCATTAGAAAAGTTTTTACAGATAAAAATTTAGGTATAAAGGTCGAGCTTTCAAGGACTTCACCTAAATTTCTTGAAGCGCTGCTAAATTCAGAAGTGCCAGAGATAAAAGACGGTGGTATCATCATACAAGGAAGCGCTAGGATCCCTGGTGAAAGGGCTAAAGTAGCGCTCATCTCAACTACTCCAAACATCGATCCAGTTGGCGCAACGGTCGGTACAAAGGGTGTTAGGATAAATGCCGTAAGCAAAGAGCTTCATGGTGAGAGTATCGACGCAATCGAATACACCACAGAGCCAGCGATCTTGGTGGCTCGCGCTATGGCGCCTGCGATCATCACATCTGTAAAGATCGAAGAAAATAAGGCAATCGTAACGCTTGCAAGCGAGCAAAAGAGCAAAGCTATCGGCAAAAACGGCATAAATATCCGCCTGGCAAGCATGCTAACTGGCTATGAGATCGAGCTAAATGAACTTGGCTCAAAAACTAGTAGCAATGCAGAAAATAATGAGCCAATCAAAGACTTAAAAGCACTTTTTGGCGATAACTAA
- a CDS encoding lysophospholipid acyltransferase family protein, which yields MASCKFKNVFEKVALSIGVFFIYILMWLIFLTCKKSYTPNFLPQNGCVVVFWHGRLSFMSFAYRRWWSRQNRKQGKVIISDHKDGELITRIIKFFGIGTIRGSSSKGGARALIEALREIKQGHDVIITPDGPRGPRHSVADGAAVIAQKSSCEIYALNFETSSFWEFKSWDKMILPKPFSTINFSLSAPFSVANLDQKEAKEKIQNELWQASQNDGGKSVEQNQEDFRANLKIWWKKYAHKNPQIRDEIKEILDEIYEK from the coding sequence ATGGCGAGCTGCAAATTTAAAAACGTCTTTGAAAAGGTCGCCCTAAGCATTGGCGTCTTTTTCATCTACATTTTGATGTGGCTCATTTTTCTAACCTGCAAAAAGAGCTACACTCCAAATTTCTTACCACAAAATGGCTGCGTCGTAGTCTTTTGGCATGGCAGACTTAGCTTTATGAGCTTTGCCTATAGACGCTGGTGGAGCAGACAAAATAGAAAACAAGGTAAGGTGATAATCAGCGACCACAAGGATGGCGAGCTAATCACTAGAATAATCAAATTTTTTGGCATCGGCACCATTAGAGGCAGCAGCTCAAAAGGTGGCGCAAGAGCACTGATAGAAGCTCTAAGAGAGATAAAGCAAGGCCACGACGTCATCATCACGCCAGATGGTCCAAGAGGACCAAGGCACAGCGTGGCAGACGGAGCTGCTGTGATCGCACAAAAGTCATCTTGTGAAATTTATGCTCTAAATTTTGAAACAAGCTCGTTTTGGGAGTTTAAAAGCTGGGATAAGATGATACTTCCAAAGCCATTTTCAACTATAAATTTTAGCCTCTCAGCCCCTTTTAGCGTGGCAAATTTAGATCAAAAAGAGGCAAAAGAGAAGATACAAAACGAGCTTTGGCAGGCCTCGCAAAACGACGGTGGTAAGAGCGTGGAGCAAAACCAAGAGGACTTTAGAGCAAATTTAAAAATTTGGTGGAAAAAGTATGCGCATAAAAATCCGCAAATAAGAGACGAGATAAAAGAAATTTTGGATGAAATTTATGAAAAATAA